The genomic stretch CTATAAATTCAACGAGTACGAAACCGTCTCCGGCATCAACTTCGCCCGGGCGAGCTGGGTGAAGCTCCGCGTCATCGTCCGGCCATGACTCTTTCCTCCGACTGGGCCGCCTTCCCGAAGACCCTCGCCCTCCTCGAGGAAGGCCGCGAGAAGGGCCTCCACTTCGGAGCCCAGCTCTACGTCCGGCACGGGAAGAAGACCCGCTTCTCCGGCGCATGGGGCGAGGCCCGGGAGGGCCTCCCCATGCGGCCCGAGACGCTGATGACTTGGCTCTCCTGCTCGAAGCCCCTCGCGGCCCTCGCCGTCGGACGGCTGCTGGAGGAAAAGCGGCTGACCCTCGACCAGCGCGTCACCGACTGGCTCCCCGAATTCGGCCAGGGCGGCAAGGAGGCGATCGCGCTGACCCATCTTCTCACCCACACCTGCGGCTTCCGCACCGCCGACTCGATGTGGAACCGCAACACCTGGGAGGAAAACCTCGAGCGCATCTGCGCCGCCCCGCTCGAGCCGAACTGGATTCCCGGCCAGACGGCGGGCTACCAGATCTCGGCCAGCTGGTTCGTCCTCGGCGAGATCGTCGCCCGGATCACCGGCCAATCGTACGCCTCGTGGATCCGGCAGGAAATCTTCCGCCCCCTCGGGATGAACGATTGCTCCTTCGAGATGACCCCCGCCCTCTACCGGGACTACGACGCGGCGGGCCGGATCGGTTGGCTCCACAACACCGCCCTGGGCCGCAACGAGCCCCACCGCTTCTGGGACAGCGAGGAAGGCTACGGCCGGTGCTGGCCGGGAAGCAGCGGCCACGGGCCGATCGCCCAGCTCGCGCTGCTCTACGAGATGATGGCGGGCGGCGGGACGCTCCACGGCGTCCGCATTCTCCGCCCGGAGACCGTCGCCCTCCTCACCGCCCGCCACCGCGTCGGCCTCTACGACCTGACGTTCCGGCACACCCTCGACTGGGGCCTCGGCTTCATCATCGATTCGAAGAAATACGAGACCGATCCCGGGACGAATCCGATCCCCTACGGCTTCGGTCCCCACGCCTCCGAACGGACCTTCGGCCACAGCGGCGCGCAATCGTCCTGCGCCTTCCACGATCCCGAGCACGACCTCGTCGCCGCCTGGATCGTCAACGGCATGCCGGGGGAGATGCCCCATCGCCCGAGGGCGCGGGCGCTGAACGGCGCGATTTACGAAGACCTGGGCCTTGCCTCGGCGGCAGGCTAGGAAACGGAGAGGAAAGATCGGCGCGCGCCAGCTCAGGCTATTGCGCCGCGCCGTTATAGGTCCCGCCCGAAAGGCCGACGGCCTGGCGGTAGGGGGCGGCCGCCTTCTGCCAGACATTGTGGCGGCGCTTCAGCTCGTCGATCTGGGTCGAGACGACGTTGATGCGCGATTCGAGCATCTTCTTCACCTGATATTCCAGGTCGATGATCTGCGATTCGAGGATCAGGATCTCGGGATTGTCCCGTTCCTCCGGTCCCGGCATCCACTCGTGGGAAGTCATCTCGGCGATCAACGCCTGCTTCTTGGCGCCGTGGTCGGGGAGCTCCTCCCAGCGGCCTTCCTTCACGGCATTCCATTCCCACATGACCTGCTCGATCATCTTCCGAAGGAGCCGGATCTTGTCGGCAGTTTCAAAGACTTTCATGGCACCGGGTTTGAGGTGGGGGAATCGGGTGGGAGGCAGACGCATAGGCAATGCTCGTTCCCCTCCT from Verrucomicrobium sp. GAS474 encodes the following:
- a CDS encoding serine hydrolase domain-containing protein codes for the protein MTLSSDWAAFPKTLALLEEGREKGLHFGAQLYVRHGKKTRFSGAWGEAREGLPMRPETLMTWLSCSKPLAALAVGRLLEEKRLTLDQRVTDWLPEFGQGGKEAIALTHLLTHTCGFRTADSMWNRNTWEENLERICAAPLEPNWIPGQTAGYQISASWFVLGEIVARITGQSYASWIRQEIFRPLGMNDCSFEMTPALYRDYDAAGRIGWLHNTALGRNEPHRFWDSEEGYGRCWPGSSGHGPIAQLALLYEMMAGGGTLHGVRILRPETVALLTARHRVGLYDLTFRHTLDWGLGFIIDSKKYETDPGTNPIPYGFGPHASERTFGHSGAQSSCAFHDPEHDLVAAWIVNGMPGEMPHRPRARALNGAIYEDLGLASAAG
- a CDS encoding flagellar protein FliT; amino-acid sequence: MKVFETADKIRLLRKMIEQVMWEWNAVKEGRWEELPDHGAKKQALIAEMTSHEWMPGPEERDNPEILILESQIIDLEYQVKKMLESRINVVSTQIDELKRRHNVWQKAAAPYRQAVGLSGGTYNGAAQ